One Paramisgurnus dabryanus chromosome 9, PD_genome_1.1, whole genome shotgun sequence DNA segment encodes these proteins:
- the tmod2 gene encoding tropomodulin-2 isoform X1, whose amino-acid sequence MALPFKKDLEKYKEIDEDEILNKLSEEELKQLESALEEIDPENALLPAGLRQKDQTEKAATGPFNRDKLLQYLEKEAMDVKDREDFIPFTGERKGKVWVPKQKPIELRKEEVTTLDPELEEALSSATDNELCDLAAILGVSALVTSTHSYDASSTDGYNNVIKGEKVKPVFDEPPNPTNVEDTLQRIKSNDPSLTEVNLNNIKNIPIPTLKDIAKAMERNTHVKKFSLAATRSNDPVAVAFSDMLRENKTLKSLNLESNFITGVGVQALVEGLRDNDTLSEIKIDNQRQQLGTSAEMEIAKMLEQNHSIIKFGYHFTQQGPRARAAAAITKNNDLAWICLLSFSLIILPNAYRHM is encoded by the exons ATGGCTCTTCCCTTTAAAAAAGATCTGGAGAAGTATAAGGAGATAGATGAGGATGAGATTCTGAATAAGCTGTCCGAGGAGGAACTCAAACAGCTGGAGAGCGCTCTGGAGGAGATCGACCCAGAG aatgctttgctgcCAGCCGGACTCAGACAGAAGGACCAGACAGAAAAGGCAGCGACCGGTCCGTTTAATCGTGATAAACTCTTGCAGTATCTGGAGAAGGAGGCCATGGATGTTAAAGACAGAGAAGATTTCATCCCCTTCACCGGAGAGAGGAAAG GAAAGGTGTGGGTGcccaaacagaaaccaatagagCTACGTAAAGAGGAAGTCACGACCCTTGACCCAGAACTGGAAGAAGCTCTGTCCAGCGCTACTGACAATGAACTGTGTGACCTGGCAG cTATTCTTGGAGTGAGCGCACTGGTGACAAGCACACACAGTTATGACGCCAGCTCTACAGACGGTTATAACA aTGTTATTAAAGGAGAGAAAGTAAAGCCGGTTTTCGATGAGCCGCCAAACCCGACCAACGTGGAGGACACTCTTCAACGAATCAAATCCAACGATCCTTCGCTTACTGAAGTCAATCTCAACAACATCAAA AACATTCCCATCCCGACTCTTAAGGACATCGCTAAAGCCATGGAGAGAAACACTCATGTCAAGAAGTTCAGTCTGGCTGCCACCAGAAGCAATGACCCCGTCGCTGTG GCATTTTCAGATATGTTGCGAGAGAACAAGACCCTGAAGAGTTTAAATCTCGAGTCCAATTTCATCACAGGCGTTGGAGTTCAGGCTTTAGTTGAAGGTCTGCGGGACAATGATACGCTCTCAGAGATCAAGATTGACAACCAG CGGCAGCAGCTCGGCACATCGGCGGAAATGGAGATCGCCAAGATGTTGGAACAGAACCACAGCATCATAAAGTTTGGCTACCATTTTACCCAGCAGGGTCCTAGAGCTCGCGCAGCCGCTgccattacaaaaaacaacGACCTGG CTTGGATCTGTCTCCTGTCCTTCAGTCTTATAATATTACCAAACGCATACAGACACATGTAG
- the tmod2 gene encoding tropomodulin-2 isoform X2 produces MALPFKKDLEKYKEIDEDEILNKLSEEELKQLESALEEIDPENALLPAGLRQKDQTEKAATGPFNRDKLLQYLEKEAMDVKDREDFIPFTGERKGKVWVPKQKPIELRKEEVTTLDPELEEALSSATDNELCDLAAILGVSALVTSTHSYDASSTDGYNNVIKGEKVKPVFDEPPNPTNVEDTLQRIKSNDPSLTEVNLNNIKNIPIPTLKDIAKAMERNTHVKKFSLAATRSNDPVAVAFSDMLRENKTLKSLNLESNFITGVGVQALVEGLRDNDTLSEIKIDNQRQQLGTSAEMEIAKMLEQNHSIIKFGYHFTQQGPRARAAAAITKNNDLVRQRRVERDM; encoded by the exons ATGGCTCTTCCCTTTAAAAAAGATCTGGAGAAGTATAAGGAGATAGATGAGGATGAGATTCTGAATAAGCTGTCCGAGGAGGAACTCAAACAGCTGGAGAGCGCTCTGGAGGAGATCGACCCAGAG aatgctttgctgcCAGCCGGACTCAGACAGAAGGACCAGACAGAAAAGGCAGCGACCGGTCCGTTTAATCGTGATAAACTCTTGCAGTATCTGGAGAAGGAGGCCATGGATGTTAAAGACAGAGAAGATTTCATCCCCTTCACCGGAGAGAGGAAAG GAAAGGTGTGGGTGcccaaacagaaaccaatagagCTACGTAAAGAGGAAGTCACGACCCTTGACCCAGAACTGGAAGAAGCTCTGTCCAGCGCTACTGACAATGAACTGTGTGACCTGGCAG cTATTCTTGGAGTGAGCGCACTGGTGACAAGCACACACAGTTATGACGCCAGCTCTACAGACGGTTATAACA aTGTTATTAAAGGAGAGAAAGTAAAGCCGGTTTTCGATGAGCCGCCAAACCCGACCAACGTGGAGGACACTCTTCAACGAATCAAATCCAACGATCCTTCGCTTACTGAAGTCAATCTCAACAACATCAAA AACATTCCCATCCCGACTCTTAAGGACATCGCTAAAGCCATGGAGAGAAACACTCATGTCAAGAAGTTCAGTCTGGCTGCCACCAGAAGCAATGACCCCGTCGCTGTG GCATTTTCAGATATGTTGCGAGAGAACAAGACCCTGAAGAGTTTAAATCTCGAGTCCAATTTCATCACAGGCGTTGGAGTTCAGGCTTTAGTTGAAGGTCTGCGGGACAATGATACGCTCTCAGAGATCAAGATTGACAACCAG CGGCAGCAGCTCGGCACATCGGCGGAAATGGAGATCGCCAAGATGTTGGAACAGAACCACAGCATCATAAAGTTTGGCTACCATTTTACCCAGCAGGGTCCTAGAGCTCGCGCAGCCGCTgccattacaaaaaacaacGACCTGG tgCGGCAGAGGCGAGTAGAGAGAGATATGTAA